The Chryseolinea soli genome contains a region encoding:
- a CDS encoding DUF5989 family protein, whose amino-acid sequence MPLIVVLLLFAVLIALTSASALAPFIYALF is encoded by the coding sequence CTGCCGCTTATTGTGGTGCTGTTGCTTTTCGCGGTGCTCATCGCGCTGACCAGCGCCTCGGCCTTGGCACCTTTCATCTACGCTTTGTTCTAA
- a CDS encoding carbamoyltransferase, which produces MARIVILGISAFYHDSAAALIVNGTIVAAAQEERFTRKKHDAGFPIHAIRYVLREAGVDFDDLTTIAFYDKPLLKFERLLETYHAFAPRGLVSFITALPVWMKEKLFMKNVLRKQLKALGDARVPMLFPEHHLSHAASAFYPSPFEEAAILTIDGVGEWATTTLCYGKSNTIKILKELHFPHSVGLLYAAFTYYLGFKINSGEYKVMGLVPYGDMASPQTNEFRQKILSTLVDVREDGSILLNMDFFDFATQLTMTRDEKWESLFDLPRRESESEIRQVHMNLALALQQVTEQIVLMLARTAQQLTGSRNLVMAGGVALNCVANSKIREAGIFDAVWIQPAAGDAGGALGAALAAHHIGHHQPRTPTPGDAMQNAYLGPEYTDKEILNAAQKFNAPFRRFEKFSDLTAQVSEKIAAGKIVGWFQGRMEFGPRALGNRSILGDPRNPSLQKMLNLKIKSREEFRPFAPSVLLEDLQDYFKTTEPSPYMLFVAALRCELRQPEPEHYQTMSLHDRLYHVRSDVPAVTHIDYSARIQTVTRESNPEFFQLLRDFKAISGCGMLINTSFNVRGEPIVCTPQEAYAGFMRTGMDYLVMGNFLFDRREQPALPSGLEQHFPLD; this is translated from the coding sequence ATGGCGCGGATCGTTATCCTGGGCATTTCGGCATTCTATCACGACAGTGCTGCGGCGCTTATCGTGAACGGAACCATCGTAGCCGCCGCGCAGGAAGAACGCTTTACCCGGAAGAAACACGACGCAGGCTTTCCCATCCACGCCATCCGTTACGTGTTGCGGGAGGCGGGTGTCGACTTTGATGACCTCACGACGATCGCGTTTTACGACAAGCCCTTATTGAAGTTTGAACGCTTGCTGGAAACCTATCACGCTTTTGCACCCCGCGGTTTGGTGAGCTTTATTACTGCGCTTCCCGTGTGGATGAAAGAAAAGCTCTTTATGAAGAATGTATTGCGCAAGCAATTAAAAGCTTTGGGGGATGCCCGCGTGCCGATGCTTTTCCCGGAACATCACCTGTCGCATGCGGCCAGCGCCTTTTATCCTTCGCCTTTCGAGGAAGCAGCTATTCTGACCATCGATGGCGTCGGGGAATGGGCTACCACCACGTTGTGTTATGGGAAATCCAACACGATAAAAATTTTAAAGGAGCTTCATTTTCCACATTCCGTTGGACTATTATATGCGGCCTTCACCTATTACCTCGGTTTCAAGATAAACAGTGGAGAGTATAAAGTAATGGGGCTGGTGCCGTATGGCGACATGGCTTCACCCCAAACCAATGAATTCCGCCAAAAAATTCTCTCCACGCTCGTCGACGTGAGAGAAGACGGTTCGATACTCCTCAACATGGACTTTTTCGACTTCGCCACTCAACTCACGATGACGCGAGACGAGAAATGGGAAAGTCTCTTTGACCTGCCCCGCCGTGAGTCGGAATCGGAAATACGGCAAGTACACATGAATCTTGCCCTGGCCTTGCAGCAGGTAACGGAGCAAATCGTGTTGATGCTCGCGCGCACGGCGCAGCAGCTCACCGGGAGCCGAAACCTGGTCATGGCCGGTGGCGTCGCGCTAAATTGTGTCGCCAACAGCAAGATCCGGGAGGCAGGTATATTCGATGCAGTATGGATTCAGCCCGCAGCGGGCGATGCCGGCGGTGCACTTGGTGCTGCATTGGCGGCCCATCACATCGGTCATCACCAGCCGCGGACGCCCACCCCGGGCGATGCGATGCAAAATGCTTACCTGGGTCCTGAATACACGGATAAGGAAATTCTCAATGCGGCTCAAAAATTCAATGCGCCGTTTCGTCGCTTTGAAAAGTTTTCGGACCTCACGGCGCAGGTGAGTGAAAAGATCGCCGCGGGAAAGATTGTCGGATGGTTTCAAGGTAGGATGGAGTTTGGGCCGCGGGCCTTGGGCAATCGGAGCATCCTGGGCGATCCGCGCAACCCGTCGCTGCAAAAGATGCTGAACCTGAAGATCAAGTCTCGTGAAGAGTTCAGGCCCTTTGCGCCCAGTGTTTTGCTGGAGGATCTTCAGGACTATTTCAAGACCACCGAGCCCTCACCCTACATGCTGTTTGTCGCCGCGCTGCGCTGCGAGCTGCGTCAACCTGAGCCGGAGCACTACCAGACGATGTCTTTGCACGACCGTCTTTATCATGTGCGGTCGGATGTGCCCGCCGTGACACACATCGATTATTCTGCACGCATCCAAACCGTGACCCGGGAAAGCAATCCGGAATTTTTCCAATTGCTACGCGACTTCAAAGCGATCAGCGGCTGCGGAATGCTGATCAATACATCGTTCAACGTGCGGGGC